In the Mycolicibacterium thermoresistibile genome, one interval contains:
- a CDS encoding thiolase family protein has translation MNDVAIIGVGLHPFGRFEGKTAMQMGVDAIFAAVADAGVRWSDIQFATGGSWTVANPDAIVGMVGLTGIPFTNVFNACATAASAAKACADGIRLGDYDIGIAVGLDKHPRGAFTEDPALVGMPRWYAENGQYLTTQFFGMKANRYLHEHNISQETLAKVAAKNFRNGSLNPNAFRRKPIPEQDILDSPMLNYPLTQYMFCAPNEGAAAVVMCRADIAHRYTDKPVYLRAVEVRTRRYGAYEVNTTFAPVEEDVAPTVYAARAAFEKSGVAPADVDVIQLQDTDAGAEIIHMAECGFCADGEQEKLLAEGATEINGSLPINTDGGLIANGEPIGASGLRQIHELVRQLRGQAGDRQVPGNPKVGFAQLYGAPGTAAATVLTT, from the coding sequence GTGAATGACGTGGCGATCATCGGTGTGGGACTGCATCCGTTCGGACGGTTCGAGGGTAAGACCGCGATGCAGATGGGGGTGGACGCGATCTTCGCGGCGGTCGCCGACGCCGGGGTGCGGTGGTCTGATATCCAGTTCGCCACCGGCGGCAGCTGGACGGTGGCCAACCCGGACGCGATCGTCGGCATGGTGGGGTTGACGGGTATCCCGTTCACCAACGTGTTCAACGCCTGCGCCACCGCGGCGAGTGCGGCCAAGGCCTGCGCGGACGGCATCCGGTTGGGCGACTACGACATCGGCATCGCAGTCGGCCTGGACAAGCACCCGCGCGGCGCGTTCACCGAGGATCCGGCGCTGGTCGGCATGCCCCGCTGGTATGCCGAGAACGGCCAGTATCTGACCACCCAGTTCTTCGGTATGAAGGCCAACCGTTATCTACACGAGCACAACATTTCCCAGGAGACGTTGGCCAAGGTTGCGGCGAAGAACTTCCGCAACGGGTCGTTGAATCCCAATGCGTTCCGGCGTAAGCCGATCCCCGAGCAGGACATCCTCGATTCGCCGATGCTCAACTACCCGTTGACGCAGTACATGTTCTGCGCGCCCAACGAGGGCGCGGCGGCCGTGGTGATGTGCCGGGCCGACATCGCGCACCGCTACACCGACAAGCCGGTGTATCTGCGGGCGGTCGAGGTGCGCACCCGCCGTTACGGCGCCTATGAGGTGAACACCACCTTCGCCCCGGTCGAGGAGGATGTGGCGCCGACGGTATACGCGGCGCGGGCGGCGTTCGAGAAGTCCGGTGTCGCGCCGGCGGATGTGGATGTGATCCAGTTGCAGGACACCGATGCCGGCGCGGAGATCATCCACATGGCCGAATGCGGATTCTGCGCCGACGGTGAACAGGAGAAGCTGCTGGCCGAGGGCGCCACCGAGATCAACGGGTCGCTGCCGATCAACACCGACGGCGGGCTCATCGCCAACGGTGAGCCGATCGGCGCGTCCGGTCTGCGCCAAATCCACGAGCTGGTACGGCAATTGCGCGGCCAAGCCGGTGACCGCCAGGTGCCGGGCAATCCGAAGGTCGGTTTCGCCCAACTCTACGGCGCACCCGGGACCGCGGCCGCCACCGTGTTGACAACGTGA